The following nucleotide sequence is from Opitutia bacterium.
GTCCTTCACCGCCGTCGGGCCGTAGCCGCCGAGTTCGAGGAAATACTCCAAGTCGCGCGTGCGCGTCTGCTTCAGCATGAAATCCCGCAGCGGCGCCGCGCCGCGATCGAGCGCTTCGTTCGACGTGATCTTGTTGTCGAGATACGGACGCAGCGCCTCGTTGTTCACACGGTCGAACACCGGGCCCATGATGAAAAAGGTGAGGAAGAGCGAGAGGCCGACGATGATCTGATTCGACGGTGCGCTGGGCACGCCGAGCGCCGTGCGCACGAAGCCGAGCACGATCACGATGCGCGTGAAGCTCGTCATCAGCAGCACCAGCGACGGCGCCACCGAGAGCAGCGTCATCATCAGCACGATCTGCACCGCGACGCTCATCTGCGCGGGCTTTTCCGCGCCTTCGAGATTGATCGAGAGGCGGAGCGGATCGTTGGCCGTGGTGGTGGCGGTCGGGCTCGACGCGCTCGGGCCGGTCGGCTGCACGAGCAGTCCGGTGGGCGGCGTCAGCGTCGTGGATTGTCCCGACTGCGGTGCTGCAGTCTGGGCTGCGAGCGGCAACACGCCGAGCGCGAGACAGAGAAAAATTTGGGCGAAACGTCGCATGGTCGTCCGTGACGGGGCGCGTCAATCGCGCGGGTCGCGCTCGTCCTCGTCGAGCGACTTCAACAGCGAGATGCTGCCAGGGCAGACACCGAGGAGGAATTTCTTCCCTTCGTAGTCGGCGACCACGAGGTATTGGCGGTTACCGAGCGAGCGGCTCTCGGCGATGGTCAACTTGCGCGCATCGCGACCGGCGATGCCACCGGGAGTGCGGCGTTGGCGCCAGAGCATCCAACCGCCCGCGGCTGCGGCGCCAGCGGCGAGGACGATAAGCACGTAGTTCGAGTCGCCCGACTTCGTGGCCGAAGTGGCCGGCGCGTCGCCGGACACGGCGTTGCGCGGACGGATGATGTCGGACTCCTTCGGCTTTTCTTGCGCGAAGGCAGCGAGGCTGAGCGCGGCGAGCGCGCAGGCGGCGATGGCGAGCCGGCGGATCATGCCTTCGGGCTGCCGACGAGTTCGGTGATCTTGATGCCGAAATTGTCTTCGACGACCACGACTTCGCCGTAGGCGACGAGCTTGTCGTTCACGTAGAGGCCGACCGGGTCGCTGGCGTGCTGCATGAGCTGCACGACGGAGCCGGAGGAGAGTTCGAGGACGTCGCGCATCGGCAGCATGCAGGAGCCGAGTTGCACGGTCACCTTCACCTTTACGTCCAAAACGATATCAAGAGCTTTTTCGTCCATCAGGTTTGCCATGGGAAATGTCCTCCGGGTTGAGCGGGATCTTCTTTGTGAGCTGCACCGCCACGTGGTCGGAATCGAGGCCGACGGTGCCGATGAATTTCGGCGTGCCGTTCAGCAAGACGCGGGTGCGCTGCATCAGGTCGGTCGGCATCTCGATGACGTCGCCGACACGCAGGCTGCTCACTTCGCGCAGGGAAAGTTCGAACGCCTCCCACTCCGCGCGCACGGGCATGGAGATGTGGTCGTAGGCCTTCTGCCAGGCGGCGCGCTTCTCGACGGTGGTGACTTGGGAATCCTTAGCCCGGCGCGCCTGCATCTTTTTCACGAGCGGCTCGATCGTGTAGTAGGGCACACCGAGCTGAATCTGCTCGGAGCAATCGCCGAAATTCACCTCGAGCGTCAGCGCGAGGACGATGGCGTCCTTGGGCGAGGTCTGGAGAAAGCGGCCGTTGTTTTCGTGGCCGACGATGAGCGGGCGCAGGTCCTGCTCGGCCTTCCATTGGCCGCACCATTCCTCGAGCACGATAACGATCACGTCCTCGAGCAGGGCGACTTCGATCTCGGTGAGGTAGCGCTCGGCCTTCACGGAGTGGCCGCGGCCGCCGAGCAGGCGGTCGGCGATGGTGAGCGCGAGGCGCGGATTGATGTCGAGCACGCCGACGCCGATCAGCGGCTCGGCCTTGAACAGGCAGATGTGCGTCGGGCTCGGCAGCGACTCGGTGAACTTCGAGTAGGTGACCGTCGTGAGCTGCGCCATCTTCAGGCCGAACTCCATGCGGAGAAACAGCGAGAGACGCGCGCTCAGGTAGCGGATGAAGTCCTCGTGCAGCAGACGCAGGCGGCGAAGTTCGACTTCGGAGAGGAAAACCGGATTCCGGAAGTCGTAGGCTTCTACCTTGCTGACCGCCTTCGCATCGCCGCGCCGCCCGTCGGCGCGGATGAGCATGCTCTTCGGTCCGGCGTCGACGGAGGTCTGTGCCAGCAGTTTGTCGATCTCGGATTGATCGAGAAACTCGCTGGCAGTCTTTTGCGGGTCGTCGGCCATGGTCGCAGCCTTACTGGATCACGAAGTCCGAGAAATACACCTGCTCGACGAGGCGTTTGCCGAGCGCCTGGTTGTAGGCGGCGACGAGTTTCTCGCGCAGGACGTTCTTGGAGCCGGGCTCCTCGAGGTCGGCGAGCGTGAGCGACGAGAGGACGTTGAGCGTGATGTCGGTGAGCTTGGCCTTCTGGGTTTCGAAGACGCCCTTCACGCTTTTGCCGCCGACGCCGGTCACGATGAAACTGGTCTTCAGGTAACGCGTGCCCATGGTGCCGGCGAGATTCACGACGACGTTGGAGAACTCGTAGTTGCCGCCGGTGTCCTTGCCCTCGCCCTTGCCTTCCTTGCCGCCGTGGCCGCCCTTTTCTTCCTTCGCGGGCGCCTCTTCGGCGGGCTCTTCGTGCTCGGCGCCGGCTTCGGCTTTGCCGTGGGCGTCGGCCGCGGGAGCGCCGAGCTTGGCTTGGAGGCGCGGCAGCAGCACGTATTCGGCGACACCGAACGTCGCCGCCGGCGCGAGCAAGATGGCCACGATCGCGGGCAACCACGCGGAGAGGCCGCCGCCGCCTTTCTTCTTTTCGGCGGGAGCAGAGTCGGCGGCGGGAGCAGCCGGCGCGGAGTCCTTCGATTCCTTGGCGTCTTTTTTCTCGGCCATGGCGGCGGGCGGTTAGGCGAAGCTCAGCTGCGCTTCAGGTTGACGATGTCTTCGAGGACGGTGTCGGAAACCGTGATGAGACGGGAACCGGCCTGGAAGGAACGCTGCGTGGTGATGAGGTCGGAGAACTGCGCGGTCAGGTCGACGTTCGAGGATTCGAGGACGCCCGACTGCACGTTGCCGAGGCCGTCGGAGCCCGGGTCGTTGTTGCCGGCGAGGATGCCGCCGCCGACCGGACCCGCGGCCGCGAGGCCCGAGTAGAGGTTGTTGCCCTCGCGGGTGAGCGCGGAGGTGTCGTTGAAATTCTGCAGCTGCAGCTTGTTCGTCGTCGCCGACGTGCCGTCGGAGAAGAACTCGACGAGGTTGCCCTGCTTGTCGATGGAGATGGATTTGAGCTCGGCGCCAGTGGGGTTGTTCTGGCCGACGCGGATGTCGCCGACGGCGGTCGGCGGGACCGCGCCCGTGAGGCCCTGGAGGCGGAGACCGCTTTGCGTGACGACGTAGCCGTTGTCGTCGATGCGGAAGGAGCCATCGCGCGTGGCGTAGGAGGTGCCACTGGTGGCGTCGTTGACGACGAAGAAGCCGCGGCCGGAGATGCCGATGTCGGTCGTCACGCCCGTGCTGGTGAGCGCGCCCTGCGAGAAGTTGGTGCTGATGCCGGCGAGCTGCACGCCCGTGCCGACTTGGATCGCAGACTGGCTCGAGGCCGTGCCGTTCGACGGCGCGGAGCCGCGCAGCGTGTTGGAGAAGCTCTCCGCGAAGCTCGCTTGCGACGACTTGTAGCCGGTCGTGTTGATGTTCGCGATGTTGTTGCCGATGACTTCGAGGCCCTTGCTGAACGTGCGAAGGGCGCTGACGCCGGAGGTGAGTGTGCCGATGAGTGCCATGGTGAGTTGAGGATGTTTGGAAGTTTTCTGGTTTAGGCCGACGTGCCGTCCGTTGCGGTGCTGCTCTGCTGGGTTGCGGTCGGCTCGATCCGTCGAACCGAATAAAGGGGATAGGATTTGTCGCCGATCTTGAGCGACACGCCGTTGGTGGCGTCGTTGTCGAGGGCGGTGACGACGCCGGTCACGGACTTGCCCTTGTCGTCCTCGACGGTGACGGTGCGGCCGATGTAGCTGTTGCCCATCAGCAGCTGCTGGTCAGCGCGCAGGGCGGCCATCTGCGTGGCCATCGTCTTGTTTTGCTCGAGGGCGGAGAACTGCGCCATCTGCGCGATGAACGCGGTGTCTTCCATCGGCTTCATTGGGTCCTGCTGCTGGAACTGCACGGCGAGCAGCTTCATGAATTCGTCGGAACCGAGCGTCTTGGTGACTTTGCGCGCGGTGCCGCCGCTGGAGTTGTAGAGATCGGAGTAACCGACGTTCTTGGACGAGGTGGAGGTGGCGCTGGTGACGGACATGGGATTAAGCGACGGCGGAAAGGTGGACGGACGTGGGCAGCACGACGGGCGCGGCGCTGGTGGCGGCGCCGCCATCGCGCGGCTGGAAAGGCGTGGAGCGGGCGATGCTGCCGAAGAATTCCTGCGCGCGCGCCTGCTGCTGATTTTGCTGCTGTTGCTGCTGCGCAGCGGATTGCCCGGGCGATTGCTGGTGCTGTTGCTGCGCGAACGACCCCGTGCCGGTCTGCGGCGACGAGGTGGGCGAGACCACGGGCTCGAGGAAACGCAGCGCGCTCTCGGGCTGCGCGGCGACGGCCTTCCACTCGTTCGAGATCGCGGCGCGCAACTCAGGGGAATCCGTGCGGAATTCGGTGCGGACGGTGCCGTTGCGGAGCTCGACGCGGACGGCCAGATCCTCGGTGCCAAACTTGAACTTCAGCTGGACGCTCGGCACGGGCTGGAGCTTCGAGGCGGCCTGGGCGTCGACGACGTTGGTGACCGTCTCCACAGCGCGCTTCGCAAACGAAGCCGCGACCAGCTGCGGCATCGGCTCGGGCGAACCAGCGGCCACGACCTGCGTCTGCGCCGGCACGACGGACACGATCGCCGGGACCGTCGGCGAGACGGCGGAGAAGGTGTCGTGCGGAATGAAGAGCATGGTCGGACGCGTTTCAGCAACGCCGATGCCAGCTTTCTTTTCCGGCAAGCTAAGCTCCTGCTTATCCGCAGTTAGAAAGTTTTTTCCGGCGGACTTTTTTTCGCCGAAATCGATCTCCGGCGACTCGGGGTTCGAAGCGGCAGAATTTTCCGCGCGCGGTGCGACGGACTCGGTCGCAGGCACGTTCTTCGACGCGACCTGGCCTTCGACGACCGGCGCCGTCGGCAAAGCCAGCGCAACGACCACACCTTCCGGAAGCTCGACCGACGCCTCCACTTGCAGGGGCGCCTGGTCCGGCGCCGATGAAACCGGCAGGCCAGGAGTCGTCGGGCGAACCGGAGTCGATGCGCGAACGATGGGAGTCGGACGCGGCTCGGTCGACGTCGCAGGCCGGCTCGTCGCGGTCGGAACAACCATCGTTTCGGAAACGGTCGCGGGCGAAGTCGGAGCGGCTTCGGTCTGCGGTGCCGCTGCCGTCGCGTCCACCACCTCGGGCGCGCTCGCGGAAGCGAACGGCTGGCCGGGCGCCGGCGCGGGCGTCGTCCGCTCGGGCAACGTCACGCTCAAGGCGATCGCGCCGCCGCGAAGCGCCTCAACGGTCGAAGGAACACCGCCGGGCAAAGTGTCGTCGTCGGCATTTTCCGCGCCGTGCTCGTCGGGCGAAGTGGCGACCGGAGTGAGAGGAGCTTCCGCCGGAGGCGGCGCGACCAGCGCGGCAACGGGCGCGAGCAGCGCCGCGACGGCCTCGAGAGTCGCGCGATCCGGCATCGTCGCCGTCACGGCGGGCGACGCTTCGGGCATCGCCTCATCGCTGTCGCCGGACACCGCCGCAACGTTCACGCCGCGCGCGATGCCGCGAGCATCGGTCGGCGCGCCTCGAGTCGACGACGGCGGCACGTTCTTGGACGGTGCCACGCTCGTAGGTATTGCCACACTCGTCGGCGATGGCGGCACGGACGTCGCGGTCGTCGGAGTGACGGTGCGCACGCCGGGAGCGGTGGCCACGGTGCCGGGGTTGGCGACCGGTGTAGAAACAGGGCTTGTCGCCGGCTGTGGCGCCACGGGAGCGGGCGTCGCCGTATCGCCACCGAGCAACGCGCCGAAATCGGACGCCGCGCAGGCCGGACTATTGGTCGCGACCGGCGACTCCGAAGCGCTGGCGCCGAGCAGCGCGGCGAGATCGCCGGTGAGCGCGGAGGGAACGGTCGAACTCGCACTGAGCGAGATTTCGGCGGGGGAAGTGCTGGGGAAGGAAGTCGTCATGCAGGGCTTCCTTCCGTGGAATTCGTGCGCGCCATCCGTGGCGCACGATTGAGTGTGGGCGAATCAGGCCGGCTTGGCGGCCTTCATCAGACGCAGTTTTTCGGAAAGGATGGCGACGCGGCGCGCGAGCGTGCCGTCGACGGTGGCGGTCTTGCTCATCTCCTCGAAGATCGGCGACACCGTGTCGGGCTTCATCAGCGAGAGGATTTTAACGGCGGTGGTGTCGTCGAGTTCCTTGATGATCGCGACGGCGGCACGCGGCGTGAGATTGGCGTAGGTGGTGGCGAGGGTCTTGAGGTTCTTCGCCTCGTCGGCGTTGATCTCGACGACCTTGTCGGAAATTTCCTTCCGCATCCGCTCGAGATCGGCGCGGACCTTGTCGAGTTCCTGCTGTTCCGCCGAGAGGCGGGCAGCGCGCTGGTCGAGCTGCTCGGCCTGTTTGCGCAGGCGTTCCTTCTCGCCCTTCAACTCGGAGGCGAGGTTGTCGATTTCGATCGTCCAGAAATCCCAGCCCTGGGCCTTCTGCGTCTTCACCGACGCGGCGCGCGTCGCGGCGGCGTGCGCGATGATGGCGTCGCCGGCGCGCCAGAACCAGCCCAAGCCGGCGGCCATGCCGGACATCAGCGCGAGAAAAACGACGATCGCGGGATTTTGAGCGAGCTTGGTCATGAGAAGAGAGTGCGGCGCACCGACCGGAAGCCGGCGAAATCATCCATCGCGTTCTGGTCCTCGACGAGCGCGGCGGCGCGATGGACGGAGCGCGCTTTTTCCTCGAGCTTGTTGACGACCTTGAGCTGGCGGCTCGCATCGAGGTATTCCGCGCGGCGCTTGTGCATCACATCGCGCGCCTCGATGACTTTGCGCTCTGCCTGCACTTCCTCTTCGCACTCGCTGCGGTAGGTGCGGAAGAGCGACGCGGCATCGGCGGCGAGAAACGTGCCCCCGCGTCCGTCGAACAGCGTTTGCGCGAGCTCGGCCACCCGCGTGCGCGTGGTCGCGAGCGACTCTTCGGCTTGCACGTAAACATGGACCGAGGCGGCGAACGCCTCGCGAGCGCGCAGCTCCTTGTGCGCGCGGATGACGGCCACGGGCCGGAGGGGAAAACGGAAACGTTTCATGGCACGAGGATCTTCCTGAGCAGCTTGAAGGATTCCGCGCGGGCCGTGTGCTCATGGACGCCCTGACGGAGAAATTTGCGCAGCGGCTCGTGCAGCGTGATCGCCTGGTCGAGCGCGGCGTTGGCGCCCTTTTGGTAGGCGCCGATGGAAATGAGATCCTCGTTCTTGCGGTAGAGCGCGAGGTGCTCGCGGGCCTTGGCGGCGACATCCACCTCGTCGATCGTGCAGACGTCGCGCGTCAGACGGCTGACGGATTCGAGCACGTCGACCGCGGGGTAGTGATTGAAATGCGCGAGCTGGCGCGAGAGCACCAAGTGTCCGTCAAGAATACCGCGGACGGCGTCGGCGACGGGCTCGTTCATGTCGTCGCCTTCCACGAGCACGGTGTAGAGCGCGGTGATCGCGCCGTTCTCGCCGGCGCCGGAGCGCTCGAGCAGGCGCGGCAGCAGCGCGAAAACCGACGGCGTGTAGCCGCGCGTCGCGGGAGGTTCGCCGATGGCGAGGCCGATCTCGCGTTGCGCCATCGCGAAACGCGTCACCGAGTCCATCATCAGCATCACGTTCTTGCCCTGATCGCGATACGCCTCGGCGATCGACGTCGCCGTGAACGCAGCACGCAGGCGCAACGGCGCGGGTGTGTCGGAAGTGGCGACGACGACGACAGAGCGCTTCAGGCCCTCGGGGCCGAGGTCCTTCTCGAGGAACTCGCGGACTTCGCGACCGCGCT
It contains:
- the fliP gene encoding flagellar type III secretion system pore protein FliP (The bacterial flagellar biogenesis protein FliP forms a type III secretion system (T3SS)-type pore required for flagellar assembly.), whose protein sequence is MRRFAQIFLCLALGVLPLAAQTAAPQSGQSTTLTPPTGLLVQPTGPSASSPTATTTANDPLRLSINLEGAEKPAQMSVAVQIVLMMTLLSVAPSLVLLMTSFTRIVIVLGFVRTALGVPSAPSNQIIVGLSLFLTFFIMGPVFDRVNNEALRPYLDNKITSNEALDRGAAPLRDFMLKQTRTRDLEYFLELGGYGPTAVKDLPLRVVIPAFVISELQTAFQMGFLLFLPFLIIDFLVSSVLMGLGMMMMPPNVVSLPFKLLLFVLVDGWHLIVKSLVQSFAT
- a CDS encoding flagellar biosynthetic protein FliO, which gives rise to MIRRLAIAACALAALSLAAFAQEKPKESDIIRPRNAVSGDAPATSATKSGDSNYVLIVLAAGAAAAGGWMLWRQRRTPGGIAGRDARKLTIAESRSLGNRQYLVVADYEGKKFLLGVCPGSISLLKSLDEDERDPRD
- the fliN gene encoding flagellar motor switch protein FliN, giving the protein MDEKALDIVLDVKVKVTVQLGSCMLPMRDVLELSSGSVVQLMQHASDPVGLYVNDKLVAYGEVVVVEDNFGIKITELVGSPKA
- a CDS encoding FliM/FliN family flagellar motor switch protein; this translates as MADDPQKTASEFLDQSEIDKLLAQTSVDAGPKSMLIRADGRRGDAKAVSKVEAYDFRNPVFLSEVELRRLRLLHEDFIRYLSARLSLFLRMEFGLKMAQLTTVTYSKFTESLPSPTHICLFKAEPLIGVGVLDINPRLALTIADRLLGGRGHSVKAERYLTEIEVALLEDVIVIVLEEWCGQWKAEQDLRPLIVGHENNGRFLQTSPKDAIVLALTLEVNFGDCSEQIQLGVPYYTIEPLVKKMQARRAKDSQVTTVEKRAAWQKAYDHISMPVRAEWEAFELSLREVSSLRVGDVIEMPTDLMQRTRVLLNGTPKFIGTVGLDSDHVAVQLTKKIPLNPEDISHGKPDGRKSS
- a CDS encoding flagellar basal body-associated FliL family protein; its protein translation is MAEKKDAKESKDSAPAAPAADSAPAEKKKGGGGLSAWLPAIVAILLAPAATFGVAEYVLLPRLQAKLGAPAADAHGKAEAGAEHEEPAEEAPAKEEKGGHGGKEGKGEGKDTGGNYEFSNVVVNLAGTMGTRYLKTSFIVTGVGGKSVKGVFETQKAKLTDITLNVLSSLTLADLEEPGSKNVLREKLVAAYNQALGKRLVEQVYFSDFVIQ
- a CDS encoding flagellar hook-basal body complex protein; this encodes MALIGTLTSGVSALRTFSKGLEVIGNNIANINTTGYKSSQASFAESFSNTLRGSAPSNGTASSQSAIQVGTGVQLAGISTNFSQGALTSTGVTTDIGISGRGFFVVNDATSGTSYATRDGSFRIDDNGYVVTQSGLRLQGLTGAVPPTAVGDIRVGQNNPTGAELKSISIDKQGNLVEFFSDGTSATTNKLQLQNFNDTSALTREGNNLYSGLAAAGPVGGGILAGNNDPGSDGLGNVQSGVLESSNVDLTAQFSDLITTQRSFQAGSRLITVSDTVLEDIVNLKRS
- a CDS encoding flagellar hook capping protein, whose protein sequence is MSVTSATSTSSKNVGYSDLYNSSGGTARKVTKTLGSDEFMKLLAVQFQQQDPMKPMEDTAFIAQMAQFSALEQNKTMATQMAALRADQQLLMGNSYIGRTVTVEDDKGKSVTGVVTALDNDATNGVSLKIGDKSYPLYSVRRIEPTATQQSSTATDGTSA
- a CDS encoding flagellar FliJ family protein, which encodes MKRFRFPLRPVAVIRAHKELRAREAFAASVHVYVQAEESLATTRTRVAELAQTLFDGRGGTFLAADAASLFRTYRSECEEEVQAERKVIEARDVMHKRRAEYLDASRQLKVVNKLEEKARSVHRAAALVEDQNAMDDFAGFRSVRRTLFS
- a CDS encoding FliI/YscN family ATPase — encoded protein: MNAAVAPLVDVLRTQVKHLPAVQRVGAVTGVAGLIIESEGPNVGLGELCNVRSPRTDFTVRAEVVGFREHRVLLMPLGDTSGLHVGCEVAAADRPPLPRPGPELLGRVLDALGRPFDELGLLPVDRTERDHTPPHPLRRQRIKEALTTGVRVLDTFTPIGRGQRLGIFAGSGVGKSTLLGMIARGCSADVVVIALVGERGREVREFLEKDLGPEGLKRSVVVVATSDTPAPLRLRAAFTATSIAEAYRDQGKNVMLMMDSVTRFAMAQREIGLAIGEPPATRGYTPSVFALLPRLLERSGAGENGAITALYTVLVEGDDMNEPVADAVRGILDGHLVLSRQLAHFNHYPAVDVLESVSRLTRDVCTIDEVDVAAKAREHLALYRKNEDLISIGAYQKGANAALDQAITLHEPLRKFLRQGVHEHTARAESFKLLRKILVP